CTGGTAGCCTTTGTTCCTGCCCTCTGACTTCATGCGCTTGCCGCACATCCTGCACAGCGGGTTTGCGACGTCATAAACAGGCGCCAGCTTCTTTACCAGCAAGTATTCGACGTTCAGTATCTTGGGGTGCAGAGTCGTTCCCTTGCGCACCCCGACGCCTATCTCGATGAGGTCGCCCGGCGCAAGCGCGACTGCGATGTTTGCAAGGCCGGTCGGCTCGTAGATCGCCGCCGGCATCTCTGCCCCTGCCGCCTGCTCCACCGAAAACATCACGTGCCCTCCCTCCATCGCGTACGGCCTGCTCTTTACCCTGCACATGACGTAGCCGGCCGTGTACGCCTTTGCCGCGCGCAGGTCAAGCTCGTTTTGCAGGTGCATGTTGGTGCCCTGGTTTGAGCGGAACACCATATGGCCTTCCAGTTTTTCCGCCGCCGGCAATAATATTCTGGAAATGGCTGACGACACCACCTCCGGGCTTTCGCCCCGGACGCCAAAGAACACGGGGTCGGACCCGTGCGGCGCAATCAACACCCTGCCGTGATTCTGGTCATAGTTGTTGAACGTATATGGAAAAGTTTCCTTGCTGAATTTGATTATCCTGTCATTGTCCACCACCCGGGGTGTGCCGCAGTTTTCCGGCGTGCGGTACGCAATGAGCTCAAACGTGTGGTCGCCGTCAAGGGCGCAGCCCATCGCGCCAAGCGAGCCGACGAGCCCCTGCCCGTTGCCAAACGTCCAGAATCTTATCCCGCACTCTTTTGCCACCTTTTCGGCCTGCTGCCGGCTGGACACATCGCACATGGCAAAGGCGCTAAACTGCTTCAATTTCTCTGGCAGCAATTCTCCTTCCAGAAACGCCACGCCCGGGTTTGCCCCGCTGCCGATAGCCGAGCCTTCCTCCACCGCCTGCCTGACGTAATCAACAACCCTGCCTGCATCCC
The sequence above is drawn from the Nitrososphaera viennensis EN76 genome and encodes:
- a CDS encoding tRNA(Ile)(2)-agmatinylcytidine synthase produces the protein MTLLHMAFDDTDSRAGRCTTHLAFRVAGELKERMGAELVDYPLLIRLNPNIPWKTRGNGAVCLRARVRDAGRVVDYVRQAVEEGSAIGSGANPGVAFLEGELLPEKLKQFSAFAMCDVSSRQQAEKVAKECGIRFWTFGNGQGLVGSLGAMGCALDGDHTFELIAYRTPENCGTPRVVDNDRIIKFSKETFPYTFNNYDQNHGRVLIAPHGSDPVFFGVRGESPEVVSSAISRILLPAAEKLEGHMVFRSNQGTNMHLQNELDLRAAKAYTAGYVMCRVKSRPYAMEGGHVMFSVEQAAGAEMPAAIYEPTGLANIAVALAPGDLIEIGVGVRKGTTLHPKILNVEYLLVKKLAPVYDVANPLCRMCGKRMKSEGRNKGYQCERCKFRDQKAQKIMVEKERTIKPGLYVPTPKAHRHLTKPLHRYGMEKSGFQYAYVGKV